The Elaeis guineensis isolate ETL-2024a chromosome 13, EG11, whole genome shotgun sequence genome includes a region encoding these proteins:
- the LOC105056447 gene encoding protein ELF4-LIKE 4, which yields MEGDTFSGLVNGTQVDNKVLQNFQKSFVQVQSILDQNRLLINEINQNHESKIPDNLNRNVGLIRELNNNIRRVVDLYADLSSSFARSMESSEGDSAGTLRSDGKAGQKRIRPG from the coding sequence ATGGAGGGGGACACCTTCTCAGGCCTTGTCAATGGTACCCAAGTGGACAACAAAGTTCTCCAGAATTTCCAGAAGAGCTTTGTCCAGGTCCAGAGCATCTTGGATCAGAATAGGCTGTTGATCAATGAGATCAACCAGAACCATGAGTCGAAAATCCCCGACAACCTCAACCGGAATGTCGGCCTGATCCGAGAGCTCAACAACAACATCCGGAGGGTCGTCGACCTTTACGCCGACCTCTCGAGCTCATTTGCCAGGTCCATGGAGTCCTCGGAGGGAGACTCAGCTGGCACTCTTAGGTCTGATGGGAAGGCCGGCCAGAAGAGAATTAGGCCCGGGTAG
- the LOC105056448 gene encoding protein ELF4-LIKE 3 — protein sequence MMEGDTFSGLDNGTQADNKVLQAFKKSFVQVQSILDQNRLLINEINQNHESKIPDNLSRNVGLIRELNNNIRRVVDLYADLSFSFTKSMEASSEGESDGKPGHKRNRPG from the coding sequence ATGATGGAAGGGGACACCTTCTCAGGCCTTGACAATGGAACCCAAGCGGACAACAAAGTCCTCCAGGCCTTCAAGAAGAGCTTTGTCCAAGTCCAAAGCATCCTGGATCAAAACAGGCTATTGATCAATGAGATCAACCAGAACCATGAGTCGAAGATCCCGGACAACCTCAGCCGGAACGTCGGTCTCATACGCGAGCTCAACAACAACATCCGGCGAGTCGTCGACCTCTACGCCGATCTCTCCTTCTCCTTCACCAAATCCATGGAAGCATCATCGGAGGGGGAGTCCGACGGGAAGCCTGGCCACAAGAGAAATAGGCCAGGCTAG